In Zea mays cultivar B73 chromosome 7, Zm-B73-REFERENCE-NAM-5.0, whole genome shotgun sequence, the following proteins share a genomic window:
- the LOC542393 gene encoding phosphoenolpyruvate carboxylase 2 (The RefSeq protein has 4 substitutions compared to this genomic sequence): protein MAALGPKMERLSSIDAQLRMLVPGKVSEDDKLIEYDALLLDRFLDILQDLHGDDLKEMVQECYEVAAEYETKHDLQKLDELGKMITSLDPGDSIVIAKSLSHMLNLANLAEEVQIAYRRRIKLKKGDFADENSAITESDIEETLKRLVVDLKKSPAEVFDALKSQTVDLVLTAHPTQSVRRSLLQKHSRIRNCLVQLYSKDITPDDKQELDEALQREIQAAFRTDEIRRTQPTPQDEMRAGMSYFHETIWKGVPKFLRRVDTALKNIGINERVPYNAPLIQFSSWMGGDRDGNPRVTPEVTRDVCLLARMMASNLYCSQIEDLMFELSMWRCSDELRMRADVLHLSTKKDAKHYIEFWKKVPPNEPYRVILSDVRDKLYNTRERSRELLSSGHSDIPEEATLTNVEQLLEPLELCYRSLCACGDSVIADGTLLDFLRQVSTFGLSLVRLDIRQESDRHTDVLDAITTYLGIGSYREWTEERRQEWLLSELNGKRPLFGSDLPKTEEISDVLDTFHVIAELPSDNFGAYIISMATAPSDVLAVELLQRECHVKTPLRVVPLFEKLADLEAAPAALARLFSIDWYRQRINGKQEVMIGYSDSGKDAGRLSAAWQLYKAQEELIKVAKDFGVKLTMFHGRGGTVGRGGGPTHLAILSQPPDTIHGSLRVTVQGEVIEQSFGEEHLCFRTLQRFTAATLEHGMHPPNAPKPEWRALLDEMAVVATEEYRSIVFKEPRFVEYFRLATPETEYGRMNIGSRPSKRKPSGGIDSLRAIPWIFAWTQTRFHLPVWLGFGAAFKNVLQKDIRNLHMLQEMYNEWPFFRVTIDLVEMVFAKGNPGIAALYDKLLVSEELHPLGEKLRANYEETQKLLLQVAGHRDLLEGDLYLKQRLRLRDAYITTLNVCQAYTLKRIRDPDYHVALRPHLSKEIMDSTKAAADVVKLNPGSEYAPGLEDTLILTMKGIAAGLQNTG, encoded by the exons ATGGCTGCCTTAGGGGCGAAGATGGAGCGTCTGTCGTCGATCGACGCGCAGCTGCGGATGCTGGTGCCGGGGAAGGTTTCGGAGGACGATAAGCTCATCGAGTACGACGCTCTCCTCCTCGATCGGTTCCTCGACATCCTTCAGGACCTCCATGGCGACGACCTCAAGGAAATG GTTCAAGAATGCTATGAGGTAGCTGCTGAGTATGAAACAAAACATGACTTGCAAAAGCTTGATGAACTCGGGAAGATGATAACAAGCTTGGATCCTGGGGACTCTATCGTGATTGCTAAGTCTTTCTCGCACATGCTTAACTTGGCCAACTTGGCTGAGGAAGTCCAGATAGCCTACAGGAGGAGAATCAAGCTCAAGAAGGGAGACTTTGCTGATGAGAACTCGGCAATCACAGAATCTGACATTGAGGAAACACTTAAGAGGCTTGTTGTTGACCTGAAGAAGTCACCTGCTGAGGTATTTGATGCCCTCAAGAGCCAGACTGTTGATCTGGTTTTGACTGCACATCCAACACAGTCTGTGAGGAGGTCACTGCTCCAGAAACACTCGAG GATACGCAACTGTTTGGTTCAACTCTACTCAAAAGATATCACTCCGGATGATAAGCAGGAACTTGATGAGGCTCTGCAAAGAGAG ATCCAAGCTGCCTTTAGAACTGATGAGATCCGAAGAACACAGCCCACTCCCCAAGATGAAATGCGTGCTGGTATGAGCTACTTCCACGAAACAATTTGGAAGGGTGTTCCAAAGTTCTTGCGCCGGGTTGATACTGCATTGAAGAACATTGGGATTAACGAGCGTGTTCCTTACAATGCACCTCTTATTCAATTCTCTTCTTGGATGGGGGGAGATCGTGATG GAAATCCAAGAGTGACACCAGAGGTTACCAGGGATGTCTGCTTGCTTGCCAGAATGATGGCATCAAACTTGTACTGCTCTCAGATTGAGGATCTCATGTTTGAG TTGTCTATGTGGCGATGCAGTGATGAACTGCGCATGCGAGCTGATGTGCTGCATCTCTCCACTAAGAAGGATGCCAAACATTACATAG AGTTTTGGAAGAAGGTTCCTCCAAATGAGCCATATCGGGTGATACTGAGTGATGTCAGGGATAAACTGTACAACACTCGTGAACGGTCACGAGAGCTTTTATCCAGTGGGCATTCTGATATTCCTGAGGAAGCTACATTGACAAATGTTGAGCAG CTGTTGGAGCCCTTGGAACTATGTTACAGATCACTCTGTGCTTGTGGTGACTCTGTAATTGCTGATGGAACCCTTCTGGATTTCTTGCGTCAAGTGTCCACCTTTGGACTCTCCCTTGTGAGGCTTGACATTAGGCAAGAGTCAGATAGGCATACTGATGTCCTTGATGCCATCACTACATACCTGGGGATAGGATCTTACCGTGAATGGACTGAAGAACGCCGCCAAGAATGGTTACTGTCTGAACTTAATGGCAAGCGCCCTCTGTTTGGCTCAGACCTTCCCAAGACTGAGGAAATTTCTGATGTTCTAGACACATTCCATGTTATTGCTGAGCTTCCCTCTGACAATTTTGGTGCGTATATCATTTCCATGGCGACAGCTCCGTCGGACGTCCTTGCTGTTGAACTCCTCCAACGTGAGTGTCATGTGAAAACACCACTTAGAGTAGTCCCGCTGTTTGAGAAGTTGGCCGATCTTGAGGCTGCCCCGGCTGCATTGGCCAGACTGTTCTCAATAGATTGGTACAGACAGAGGATCAATGGCAAGCAGGAGGTCATGATTGGGTATTCAGACTCGGGCAAAGATGCTGGTCGCCTCTCAGCAGCTTGGCAGCTATACAAAGCTCAGGAGGAGCTCATCAAGGTTGCTAAGGACTTTGGTGTGAAGTTAACGATGTTCCATGGACGTGGTGGGACTGTTGGAAGGGGTGGTGGTCCCACTCACCTTGCCATCTTGTCCCAGCCACCAGACACGATCCACGGATCACTCAGGGTCACTGTGCAAGGTGAAGTCATTGAACAGTCATTTGGTGAGGAGCACTTGTGCTTTAGGACACTGCAACGTTTCACGGCTGCTACCCTGGAGCATGGCATGCACCCACCAAATGCACCAAAGCCAGAATGGCGAGCCCTTCTTGATGAGATGGCAGTTGTGGCAACTGAGGAATATCGGTCCATTGTCTTCAAAGAGCCACGCTTTGTCGAGTATTTCCGCCTT GCAACCCCTGAAACAGAGTATGGTAGGATGAACATAGGAAGCAGGCCATCCAAGAGAAAGCCGAGCGGAGGTATCGACTCACTCCGAGCAATCCCATGGATCTTTGCTTGGACACAAACGCGGTTCCACCTCCCGGTCTGGCTAGGATTTGGAGCCGCATTCAAGAATGTCCTCCAGAAGGACATCAGGAACCTCCACATGCTCCAGGAAATGTACAATGAGTGGCCATTTTTCAGGGTGACTATTGATCTGGTGGAGATGGTGTTCGCCAAGGGTAATCCTGGCATTGCCGCACTGTATGACAAACTCCTCGTTTCAGAGGAACTGCATCCATTGGGTGAGAAGCTGAGGGCCAACTATGAGGAAACCCAGAAGCTTCTACTTCAG GTTGCTGGGCACAGGGATCTTCTGGAAGGTGACCTCTACCTGAAGCAGCGGCTCCGCCTGCGTGATGCGTACATCACCACCCTGAACGTCTGCCAGGCCTACACCCTGAAGCGGATCCGTGACCCGGACTACCATGTCGCGCTGCGCCCCCACCTCTCCAAGGAGATCATGGACTCGACCAAGGCTGCGGCGGAGCTGGTGAAGCTGAACCCTGGCAGCGAATACGCACCGGGGCTGGAGGACACCCTCATCCTGACCATGAAGGGCATAGCAGCCGGCCTCCAGAACACCGGTTAA
- the LOC109940864 gene encoding uncharacterized protein, whose protein sequence is MSSSSTNSSEGAEGGMCNALQAAMEEAMLNLNEESSSRPKRRRRYINRDRESAHDRLHQDYFADDCVYPPNYFRRRYRMRRQLFLSIMLRLGEYSPYFTQREDALGRLGLSPLQKCTAALRLLAYGSAADSIDEYLKLARSTALECLEKFCEGIIHCYEEEFCRRPNVADIQRLLAKAEERGFPGMLGSIDCMHWQWRNCPVAHAGQFTRGDIKHPTIILEAVASYDRWIWHAFFGVAGSNNDINVLNQSPLFKDVLQGQAPIVNFMVNGHEHNMGYYLADGIYPSWPVFIKGIPLPQSEKHQLFTNAQAAWRKDVECAFGVLKSRFNIIAVPGRSYSQRTLGLIMRACVILHNMIIDDERDADLDETYETVDSTVGPSIYYNATPSLAARIQMDNEMTDTSMYTQLLNDLVEHVWGHNNH, encoded by the coding sequence ATGTCTTCCTCGAGCACAAACTCAAGTGAAGGAGCCGAAGGGGGAATGTGCAATGCATTGCAAGCAGCCATGGAGGAGGCTATGCTCAACCTCAATGAAGAGTCGTCGAGCAGGCCCAAGCGTCGTCGACGCTACATCAATCGTGATCGTGAGTCTGCCCATGATCGGCTTCATCAAGACTACTTCGCCGATGACTGTGTGTATCCTCCAAATTACTTTCGGCGTAGGTATCGCATGAGGCGACAACTTTTTTTGAGTATTATGCTTAGATTAGGTGAATACTCTCCGTATTTCACCCAAAGAGAAGATGCTCTGGGTCGACTCGGGCTCTCTCCCCTACAAAAGTGCACCGCAGCTCTGCGCTTGTTAGCCTATGGATCCGCTGCAGATTCGATAGATGAGTACTTAAAGCTAGCTAGATCAACTGCATTAGAGTGTCTAGAGAAGTTTTGTGAGGGTATCATTCATTGTTATGAGGAGGAGTTCTGTCGTCGACCAAATGTCGCGGATATTCAGCGTCTACTAGCAAAAGCAGAAGAGCGTGGCTTTCCAGGCATGCTAGGAAGTATCGATTGTATGCATTGGCAGTGGAGGAATTGTCCGGTCGCCCATGCCGGTCAATTCACAAGGGGGGATATCAAACATCCCACCATCATCTTAGAAGCTGTTGCATCGTATGATCGGTGGATCTGGCATGCTTTTTTTGGGGTGGCCGGGTCCAACAATGACATTAACGTACTGAATCAGTCGCCATTATTCAAGGATGTCCTTCAAGGTCAAGCACCCATAGTGAACTTCATGGTTAATGGACATGAACACAATATGGGATACTATCTTGCCGACGGCATCTACCCTTCCTGGCCGGTGTTCATCAAGGGTATTCCGCTTCCACAAAGTGAGAAACATCAGTTATTCACAAATGCTCAAGCAGCATGGCGCAAAGATGTTGAGTGCGCTTTTGGAGTGTTGAAATCTCGGTTCAACATTATAGCAGTTCCTGGACGTTCTTACTCTCAACGTACTCTTGGTTTGATCATGCGTGCATGTGTCATTTTGCACAATATGATCATCGATGACGAGCGTGATGCCGATTTAGACGAGACATATGAGACAGTTGATTCTACAGTCGGCCCGTCGATCTACTACAATGCAACCCCGAGCCTAGCAGCTAGGATTCAAATGGACAACGAGATGACGGACACATCGATGTATACACAACTACTAAATGATTTGGTTGAACATGTATGGGGACATAATAATCATTAG